TGGTTGAATCGAAGGAAACCACTGGTGAAGTGACTAAAAAAACATATGAGACATTTAATGTTAATCAGACAACTTTTGAAGCAGATCAATCGACAACCATCGTTCATTCCAATCTAAAGCCTCTAGAGATTGGCTTTAACATGGATCTTGACGATACCCCTGGTGTGTATTCCTATAATCAGAAATCTGCTGTCAAGAAAAGCACGGATACTTATGGAGCAGAATTGAGATCTGTTGGCAATATTTTGTTTGTAACGGAAAAGACTGGGGGGCAAGAGACCACATATGACATTGTGGATAAAGCCTCTAGATTCAATGCTTCACTGGACGTTGAGAGTAAGGAAAGTGGCAAGCCGATCTTTAAAAAGGAAACATTGGCGATTGAGAAGAAGTTAGATAAGAAGGACGAATATCGTTTGATCGTCAAGGAAACATCAACATTCAATTCTGAATCTGATGTTTCTTATTTGCAGTACACCTTGGAAGAGGATAAAAAAACTAATTCTCTGCTGCTTGATAGATCCAGCATTGAGTTCCTAGCTGCAGGTGATATCGATGAAACAATGTATCAGGAAGACTTTAATGGGGATGGATCCAAGACAAGAGCTTCGACGAAATCCTCTACCCAAGGCTTGGTGAAAAAGGGTGCTGCAGTTAAGATCAAATCGGAATTTGAGTCGCGAGCCAACTCCGATTTTTCGACAATTAAGAGTGCATCTGATGCCACTGATGCTGCTGATATTGCGATATTTGGTTCTAAAACAAGTGCTGAATCTGCTGCGCGCAATGATATTCAGGTCAACGTTGCCAAGGACGTCTCCAGCCAAATGCTTGAGCAGGCCAAGAGTGATGCCGGTACAGCAAAGGTCAGCACAAGCACATCAAGTGCTTCAGAGTCAGTTGGTTCGACTTCAGCTTCAGCGAGCTCCAGCACATCTCAATCGAACAGCGATTCAACCTCTGCAGCCGTAAGTTCCCAGTCATCACAAGCTTCTAGTGGGTCTGCTTCAAGAGCAGTCAGCTCCCGATCATCACAAGTTTCTACTGGGTCTTCGCCAAGAGCAGCCAGCTCTAGCACGTCTCAACAACTTGGATCTGCATCTGAGGTGAAGATCAAGCCCCTAACAGATCTGCTCGACTTCAGTGTGACTTCAACTGATCCTTCCCAGTTTGGCCAGATCCAATCGGTTACAATCGTCCTCAATGATGTAGGAGCTGATGATGATGCTCCTATTTTCTACAAGAGGGATAAGTCGACAGGTGGCTTTGTTGCTTTTACATATGATGCCAATACTGGTGAGGGTGCTCTTTGGAATGCTCAAAATAAGACACTGACCATCAATGTGCGAGATAATGGCCGTTATGACTGGAATGATCAGTTAGGTGTTATCCGAGATCCTGGTTTTGTTGGTTTAACTGTCCAATCATCGACGACTCCCACACCACCAACACCAACACCAAAAACAAAAACAAAAACAAAAACAAAAACATCCTTATCGACATCTTCAACACCGCCTCCAATTCAATACCCTATTCCAACAGAGAATGGATATCTTATTTATAGCGATGCAGCTGATTCGCTGAAGAATCAAAGGGATGTCAAGTTTCGGATGATGGGTGGGAGTGACACCGTCCAGATTATCGGAGGTAAAAACAACTTTGTGAACGGCAACCAGGGGGATGATCAGCTTATCGTTCTTGATTCCCAAGACAGTCAATTCCTGGGAGGCAAAGGGCGTGACCTGTTTGAGGTCAGAGGTGGCACAGATAATTATTTTTATGGTGCGATTGGTGAGGATGTATTTAAACTGATTGCCGGTAAAAGTCATATTTCTGGTGGCGATGACAATGACACCATCGAAGTTCTTGGTGCTGTTGCTGGTACCTTTGTCAACGGTAACCGTGGCAATGATCTCATCACTGGAGTGGTTGCTGGTGTTACTTACAGAGGTGGTAAAGATGATGATCTCTTAGCTGTCTGCCAAGGCGATGTCTGGGGAGATTTAGGTGTTGATACTTTCCAGGGTGTTTCAGGTGATGGCTATGCAGTGGTTCGGGACTACACCGTTGGCGAGGACAAGATTGATCTTTCGATGGTGCAGGGGGAGAGTTGGAAAGCCGTTGACAACGGCTTGATGCTCACAGATTCTTCCGGTGATCAAATCATGCTGCTTGTTGGTATTGAAAGCGTTGATCAAGTTTCACTTGTTTAGGGAATTGCAGATGCCCCGTTTTAGATAGGTCTTTGCTGAATTTTTCGACCTGATCTAGTCATTCTTAAGTCATGATCTGGTCGTCTTAACAGATTCCTGACCTGTTCTGCAGGTTCATCTCATGCGCCTTGTTTTGCTTTTCTATCGGATTTAAGTTTGAAAATTATTCAATAAGATTATTCATTGATCTCTCAGTCTGCGCTCAGGCTTGTCTTTTCGCGGGTCGCTATCCAAGTAGAAGATTCATTGATGTCTTCATGTCACCTGCTATCGACGGCGATGTTCAGCATGGGTTGAGTGACACGCTGTTGTTTTCATTTTTATCCACGGCTCTATCCTCTGCTGCTGTTTGCTTTGTTTTGATTATGTGGTTTGATTTGCTCCCATAGGCTTCTGCCTGTTCTTTTCTCTGGTGCGTCTGACCAGACTGCGACAAGGCTTGTCCTGATCACCAGTAAGATGCCTTTCGGTCCTAGTCTCGGCGAACGAGTTCTCTAACCACATGTCGAGTCGACGGACCGCTTTATGGATCGGCAGCGCTCTCGGCCTGATTGCGATTGTTGCCTGGGTCGCTGAAATTGACATTGTTTTTCAGGAGTCAGCTGAAGAACAAGAGCCAAATCGAAAGTCGCTTGTGATTGACGGTGCTTCGTCTGGACAGAAAGCCGACGTCCAATAACAGTTGATTCAACGTCTTTGGGAGCTTGAGCACGCGTTGTCCAGGGCTCCGAGATTTTCAGCTTGAAGGCCGGCTCAGAGGATTGCAGGCTTGTGGGTCTGAAGCGATGTTGTTTCTAGGTTGTGGTCCGCAACTCTGTGATTGCTTTGACATTGTCCTGATTTTCGGTGGGTGTTTCTGTTTGACCATTCATATAAGCTCCCAGAACTGCGACCACAAATAACAGGCCAAGTAGAAGTAAATATTTCACGCTTCTGTGCCGAGTTTGTTTTCAGCTTACACATCTCTTGCCTGATACGACAACAGTTTTGATTTTGGTAAGCCTGAACGGCTGTTGTTAACTGATTGGTTTGCCATTAACGCTGGACTGCTGATCTTTCTTGTGTGCTCCAGGCGTTGATTGATCGATCGATTCTGTCTGTTTGGTTTTTTGTTGACCTGTTGGTCTGTTTTGACACGCTGATCCAGCTTGATTAGTCTTGCTCTAGTCGCCTTGAGTGCGTGGTACAGACAATTATTTTGGCGTTTCTTGGGCTTGCATGGGCTTTCTATGTAAGAAGAACTAAAGCAACGATCAAAACCTTAAGGTGTCAGCTTCGAGAACATCAGCTACAGGAACATGCAGCGATCAATTGGTGCTGCTGCGCTGTTCAACGGGCGGATAACAAGGATCAGCTATTGCAAGCATTCCGTCAATTTGTTGATACCGGTCGTGAAATCATTGACTTTCCGGACCGTCTCGCTGAATTTATGAGAGTGAATGGTCTGACTGAGGTTCAGCACATGAGGAACATCATTGTGCTTGATAAGGTGTTGCAAGCGTTTGATGAACGTTGATTTCTGCCGATTGGATTTCTTCCTCTGCCTATCGCTCACTGTTGATGGATTAATTTATCTCAGCAGCCGCCTCAGCTTCTGAGGACTTTGCTGGATTGATCTGAATGGAGAAAGCATTGTCCTTGCATTCTCCCGTGACGTCTGAAGCTTCGCCCGCCGGTATTAATGCCACTCCTCCTTTCTTTCCATAGTTTGGCCGACGGTATTGGTCACGTTCTGAGTAGCCAGCTTTGCCAGCATTGCAATCCACCGTCACTGCCACCACCTTGTCACTTCTGACCTCAAAAGATTGTCCCAGATTGAAGTTGAGAGTCGATGAATTGCCTGTTTCATTGCTCAGCGTTGTCTGAATGCTTGCAGGGCTGCAGATACTGGTGACATCTGTTGGTTTGCTGTACTCCGTGGCATAGCTGAACGGTAATTCCTGTGGGAAAACAGTCACGGACATTTGTAGTGGATGGTCTTTCCCTTCCAATCTCTTGTAATCCGTAGGGTAGGTTTCTCTAATACTGTCGTAAACCACCATTTGCAGAAGAGTTGGACTGCACCATGTCACAACTGTCTGTAGTTTTGATCTGTCGATCCCGATGGTCCCCTGTTGGTAAGGACCATTGTTCAGAAATATTTTTTCTTCAAACCGATCCGATGCAGTGCAGCCTGCTAACAGGGTTGAAATTGAAAGAACGATAGCAACAAAGCTCTTCATGTGTTGATCGATGATTTGAATACTGGATGTTGTGTGTAAGCGGCTTGATTCTTTCAGTCCATTTATCTCCATGGCTGTCTGCATTGTTTGCTTGTTTCGTTTCAAGCCGTAGCTCGATGAGGTCGATTCAGGACCCAGGCTTGATCGCTTCCTTGACCGATTCAACGCCTTTCTGTATTGCTTCTGCGGGCACTCTGAGCCTCTGTTGCTGGGTATTGGACCAGATGTTGACGGCGTAGACGATGGCACCACCCACGATCAATGCGGCAAGAACAAGGCCGACTCCGTTGCCCCCCTGTTGGATCACAACAGGCCTTTGCTGTTCCTGATCACTCATTGACCTGCCTCGAATGGTTCATCACTGACATGGTTGTAGCCATTGCCTGTTGTCTTGTCTGTCTGTGCGAATGGGTTTGATCGTTGGCATCGTTGCCGCTATGACGTGCCATAACGTCGCCAGTCCGGAGTGTTAGTGCCATGCTCACCACCAGCACCCGTCTGAAACTGCAGTCCATCCTCCGGCGAATGGCTGATGGTTGTAGTGTCAGCCTGTCTGATCGTGTTTATCTCCAGAAGTTCGCCGACCGAGATCGCACGGTCTCTTCCTGGCTTCGTCGTGCTCGGCGACAACAACTTGCAGGGGGCCATCTTGAAGGTCTGGACAGCCTTCTCGATGGTCTTGATCTTGGCAGTGCAGACCCAGACCAGCAGCACAGCCCCGATGCTGATGACCTCGGCGATTGGTTCGCGGGCGCCGATTCCTGGCTGAGACGTGACTGAGGTTCGCTTAGCGTTGGCTCAGCGCATGCTCTCGTTTTGAACAATACCTCCCGGGGAGTGATTTACGTATCGGTTTGGGTTGTGATCTGGGGCACGGCGTCTTCTCTTGTTGACTGGTTGCTTCTCCACGCAGATCTTTATCAAGAGGGGAGTTTCGGTCAGGCCGCCACCTTCATCGGTTATGGAGCTGCTGCCTCCGTTCTCGCGGTCCGTCTTTCCAGTCGCTTCCTGTTCAAAATCCAGTCTGCAGAAGATGGCGCAGATGCAGATCAGTCATCCAGATGAGCAGGCGCTCGATGCACAGCAAGTGCTGCAAGCAATCCGCCCACAAAGCCGGACGCATGTCCGATCCAGCTCACGCCTGCGGGAGATGCCCAGGGCAGCAATCCTGGTAACGCGCTTCCGTAGAGCAGCAGGGCAATGATGCTCAGCACAATGGGCAGTGGTCGCCTTTCCAGAAAACCGATCAGCACCAGATAGCCCAGCAGTCCATACACCACACCCGATAATCCGTGAGCTCCGACCGGCCAGAACAACCAGATCGGAATCTCCATCACAATCACGGCGATCCACACGCTCAGATAGGCCCTCTGGCTCCGTGCCAGCACCAGATAGCTGAGCGGAAGGAACACCAGGCTGTTGGCGATGAGATGGCCGAAGCCCTGGTGGCTGAATGGTGCGGTGAACAACGACCACCAGGGTGTTCCAGGTCCCATTGCCAGGTTCCAGCGACCGCCGAAAATCAATTGATCCACCAGTTCCTGCAGCCAGGCCAAGCCGAGCAGAATCAGAGGCAGAGCGATCAATGCTTCAACAGGTTCTCTGGGATCACTGAAGCAGTTTTTGGCTGATCCCGGTTGGTCGTGTTGATGACAGCCGGTGATCATGTGTCGGAAGTCAGCTCCGACCCGCTATGAACTGACCAGTCAGCGAGCGGATCACACCATGACCACCAAGTGTGAGGTGATCGTGATCGGCAGCGGTATCGGTGGTCTCTGCTGCGCTGCGTTGTGTGCCAGGGCCGGCCATGAGGTCATGGTTCTCGAGGCCCATGGCCACCCCGGTGGTGCTGCTCACGGTTTCGAGCGGCAGGGATATCAGTTCGAATCGGGACCTTCTCTCTGGAGTGGACTTGGCCGCTGGCCTAGCAGCAACCCGTTGGCCCAGATTCTCAGGGCCTTGGACGAACCTCTGGATGTGATTCCCTATCGGGACTGGGATGTGCTGTTCCCGGAAGGGCATCTGCGCATCGGGGTGGGCGCTGACGGCTTCGAACAGGTTGTCGCTGATCTGCGCGGAACGGCAGCGGTCGAGGAGTGGCGTCGATTCGCTGAGGTGTTGCAGCCGATCGCTGCAGCGGCGGACGCCCTGCCGCTGCTGGCACTGCCTCCGGGTGGGCTCGATGGTCTTGGCCCTCTGCTGCGGCGCAGTGGTCGTTTGCTTCCCCACCTGCCGGCTCTGCGCCATCTCAGCGGTGCCTTCGGCCCACTGGTGGATCGCCACCTTCAGGATCCCTTTTTGCGCCATTGGGTTGATCTGCTCTGCTTTCTGATCAGTGGCATGCCCATGGCCGACACCAATGCCGCTGCCATGGCAACACTGTTCGGTGAATGGTTTGAACCGGAGGCCTGCCTCGATTTTCCCAAGGGCGGGAGTGCTTCCGTTGTGCAGGCTCTGCTGCGCGGACTTGAGAAACATGGCGGCAGCCTGCGCCTTGGAGCCCGCGTGAAGCGGGTTTTACTGGATGGTGATCGGGCCGTCGGCGTCGAGCTGGTCAACGGTGAACAGTTCGCAGCAGATCATGTGGTCAGTAACGCTGATGCCTGGAGTACGGCAAAGCTGTTGCCTGAAAAGACATCACCCTCATGGCGCCGCCAACGTCTCGAGACTCCTGCCTGCGCCTCCTTTCTCCATCTGCATCTGGGCTTTGATGCCACCGGCCTTGAGGATCTGCCCATTCACACGGTGTGGGTTGGAGACTGGGAAAGGGGAATTGATGCCGAACGCAACGCCGTGGTGGTGTCGATTCCGTCGGCTTTGGATCCATCGATGGCGCCTCCCGGTCAGCACGTTCTGCATGCCTACACGCCGGCCAATGAACCTTGGTCTCACTGGAGTGGTTTGGAACGATCCACGGCTGCTTATGACGAACAGCGTGAGCAGCGTTGTGCGGTGTTTTGGCAGGTTCTTGAGCAGCGCATCCCCGATCTGCGCAGTCGCTGCCGAATCGTGATGGAGGGCACGCCCCTGACCCATCGCCATTTCCTGTCGGTGCATCAAGGCAGTTATGGACCAGCGCTGTCGGCTGCAAAGGGGTTGTTCCCTGGTGTGCAGACACCCCTGCAAGGTTTTCTTCAGTGCGGTGCCAGCACCTTCCCCGGGATCGGAATTCCGCCTGTCGCCGCCAGTGGTGCAATGGCCGCCCATGCGATCACTGGACAGCGGTCTCAGAAGCAACTTCTGGAGAGCCTGTCTCTCTGACCAACATCAAACCTGCAGCAGCTGCGTCTTGGTGAGCCTCTGCGGACGCGCTTCGTCGCTGGCTTCTCTAGGTTCCGGTCGTGTTGGAGAGAAGGACTTCCCCGTGGTCGTGCAGGTTTTGAACGACAACGAGCGCTTCAAGCTCGATGACGGTGATGATGCGCTGTTCTACAGCGACCCCCGTTTTGTTCAGCATCTCGATGCAGCGTTCCGCTTGCGCTTGACGCAGCTCTACAGCGAGCGCATTCCCAGTTGTGCAGTAGTGCTGGATCTGATGAGCAGCTGGGTGAGTCACCTGCCCGAGCAACAGCGCTACGAGCAGGTGATCGGTCATGGGCTGAATGCTCAGGAGTTACAGGCCAATCCGCGACTCGATCGTCACTGGGTGCAAAACCTCAATCGCGATCAGACACTGCCCCTTGACGACGCCAGTATCGATTGCACGTTGATCGTGGCCGGCTGGCAGTATCTGCAGCAGCCCGAAGCCGTGGCTGCTGAACTGCTGCGCATCACCCGACCCAGGGGGCAGGTCATCTGTGCTTTCAGTAATCGCATGTTTTTCACGAAGGCACCTCAGATCTGGACCGATGGCGGTGATGGTGATCACCTTCGCTACGTGGCGGAGGTGATGATGGCCCAGGGGTGGCCCAAGCCTGAACTGGTTGCTGAACAGACGCAGCAAACGGGCCCTCTCGGTTGGGTCGGTGCCAAGGGTGATCCCTTTTTCGCCGTGATTGCCACCAAACCCTTGGTTTCAGATCACGTCTGAGTCTTCGCAGGCAATGGGCTGCCAGCCGCTTTGCCATTGCGTCTTGTCCTGAAGCAGGTTCCAGCTCTCCCTGAGTCGCACCTGCGGATCCAGCAGTGAAGCCAGTTCCACCCAGCGTTCAGCACCACGCCCACCTTGCAGAACCACGCGGAAGTGACGTCGTCCTGCTCGAGGGGCAAGGCTGGTCCAGGCTTCGGCCGGTTTCCAGGGCACAGATCTGCAGGACGACGCTGGCGAACATGATCATGCCTCGCGCTGTGCAAGCTTGGTCACGTAGGGGTTGAGTTGAACCGGACGGCTCAGCAGCTGGCGATGGCTTCCTGCAAGCTCACCACGGGCTGTTGCTTTGAGCTGGTGACCTCGAGGATTTTGCCGATCGAATCGGAGGTGTTCAAGGCTTCGAGGCAGCAACGTGCAACCAGACGGCGAGGAATTGAATCGCTCTCCTGCTGGTCAGCTCCAGTCCACAGGACGCCCTCCCCTTCCAGGTCGTCTTCGCGCTCGTTCAGCCCTCCAGGTCTGATCACTGTCCAGTCGAGCCCGCTGTTCTCCAGATTGCGCTCACCCACACGCTTCCAAACCAGGATCAATCCAAACAGGTTGAGAGGGTGTTTCCAGCGCCCTGCGCACAGGGAACTCACCAGGACCACACGGTTGACACCAACACGCTTACAGCTCTCGATCTGGCGTTCGACGCCCCAGGCATCAACTTTCATCGGCCCAGTCAAGTCAACAGATGGACGTGCTCCTGTCGCGATCACCAGAGCGTCCACCCCGCGCAGAGAGTTGTCCAAGGCGTTCGTATCCGTCAGGCTGAGTCGGTGCTGCTCACAGCCTTCTAGTGATGCGGGGATCTGGGATTCAGGCCGCAGCAGCAGCCTGGCCTGATCTCCTGCAGCCAGCACTTCTTCAGCTACACGGAAGCCTGTTTTGCCTGAGGCACCGCTTATGGCAATCGTGCGCGTCATATTCAATGGATGCGAGCACGAAACTTAGCCATAAAGCCCATCACCAGGCCCCGCCCCTAATTCGTGAGCTGTTTTGGGGTGACAGCAGACGTGGCTCCGATTGCCCTCCACCGCCAGGGAGGCATCAGAGCAAAACCACCTCGATGCATAGCCTTACGAATAGACTAGGATTGTTTACATAAATTCATGATCGCGTCGATGACTGGCTGCTTTACTTCCATCGACGTGCTCATCGCTTTTGCTCCCGTGATCGCTGCAGGTGTCGTTGATGTGCTGTCACAACCGACTGACCTGCCTTCCGTTCAGGCAAGGGGCTGATTGATGTCGATCGATTCGCGCTGTAAAGAGCAGCAGTCTGTTGCTGATCAGATGTTCATGGACTTCAAATACACCAGGCCAGGTTCTCAGGAGCAGGTTCGTGCATTGTCGACCCTTAGTTTCCTTTTTGGCATGTGGTCCGATTTTCTGGCGAGCGAAGAGCGCCGAATGACGTCGGCTCTCAATCTTGAGTCTGGTTCGTCGTGATCAGTCTTGTTGGCATCAGCTCTTCGCATGCTGAACGATTCTGGCGTTGATTGATGCTTTTTTGATGTGTAAGAGATATAAATGTAAAATAATTTGCCAAAGTTTCAGCTTTTTGCATTTCAATTTCTTTGTTGAAATCAGCTGATGCAATGTTTGTTGATAGGGTTTGGCATGGCGACAATTTCCTTAAATTATTTATGATCTGAGGCTGTTTTGTGAAATCGATCTTCGGTTATTCGACTAATTCTTCTCTGATGGCCTTGACGGCACTATCTGTTCTGTTCCTTGCGTGGAGTTTTCTGATCACTGCCTGGACATGCTGTCGTGCTGTGACATCTGCTATATGTAATTCCTTGCCGATTTCATGATTGGTCATGCCGTCGCAAACTAATTCAAGAACGTTAAGCTCGCGCTTGGATAAAAGATCACTCTTTCTCAGATGGCTGGGATCAAGAATGTGGTGAATCAAGGGGTCGACGTAATTGATTTTCTCATTGACTGAATGAAGGACGTGGTGAATCGTAAATGTTTCAAATCCGCGCTGCGTCAGGATGATGTTTGCCCTTGAATCCAGTGCTTCCTTCAGTGATGATGGATTGACCGTATTCATTGTCAGCACAGTGATGTGCTTTTCCCCTGATGCGCTCAGGGCCTGATGATGAATGGCGTTGATCAGGCTGATGCCTGAACCATCATCAAGTCGCCCGCTGATGAAGATCAGCAATGGATCGTGAGACTCTTCAATGAGCTCAATGCACTCGCTCTGAGAGGTGCAGACACCGATCAAGTGATCCGTCTTGGATTCCGGGTCAATGGCAAACAGCGTTGCCATTGAAATAGCGGTTGGTTTATGACCGCAGCAGATTAATATTTTGTGCCCCCAGTCTGATTGGTTGATCATCTTCTGCCATTTGTCGAAGCTCTCATTGAGAAGTATTTTCACTGAGGCTTGAGCGCGCTTTACTCAACGTATCAATCCTTTATTTGCTCGTGTGGGGATGATATGGAAGTTCATCCGTTCTGATCGCGTGCTCTTTGAAGTGGTTGATCTCTTCCGCTGAATCTGTTAATCAGCCTGCCTCTATCGGCATTGCATTTCCGCATCTTCAATCCGTCACTGCAGTGACGGATGATGTGAGAGCGTTTTTCTCCTGTGATTGCTGATGATTGCCGTTCAACTGATGGCAGCACTGGTGCTGCTGGGCCTGGTCGCAGTTGCAGTTTGCTTTCGCGATCTCAGGCGCCTGCACCGCGCTTCCTTCGTGGCTTTGAAGGGATGCTTTGTGTTCAATGATTTGAGTATCGATTCCTACGGCGTCAGTGCCCTATCTACGCGATAAGGAGTGTGCACGGAGTTCTGCTCCGGTAAGCGCTTAGGGGGAGTCAAGACGGGCCGCCACCCGTCTTTTTTTGTTGCGTACAGAATCAAGGCTTCTTCATCAGTTTCTATGCCTGGCAGGGATGTTGATCTTGTTGTGATCGGTGCTGGGTTGTCCGGTTGCGCGTTGGCGTCAGCTCTGAGAAACAAGGGTTGGAGCGGGACCATCCAGATTTTGGAAGCGGGCCGAGGACCTGGTGGACGCTCAGCGACCAGGCGACGGCGCGATGACCCTCTCTGGCGCCTGGATCATGGAACTCCGACCCTGAGCTTTCAGTCCGAACCTTCTGGGCCGTTGCGGGAGTTGATGACATCGCTTGAACAACGTGGTGTTGTTCGCGTTGATCACGATTCGGTCGTTGGTCTGAACCACCACGGTGCCGTGGTTGAGCCTCCTGATCACCCTCTGTTGCGCGGGCCGCGCTGGCGAGGCATTCCAACGATGGCAACTGTGGTGGAGACGTTGCTGTCCGATGGCGCAAATTCCGTTGATGCCTGTTTTGGAGAGCGGATTCAGACGCTCTCCAGAGTTGATGAGCGCTGGGTGTTTCCAGGTGGAATTAGGGCCTCGGGACTCGTGCTGAGCGGAACACTCCTCGCCCATCCTCGTTCGTTGGCGATGCTGGGCTGGAGAAATGTGCCCTTGCGTGAGGCTGTCCCTGAGGGGCACGATCCTGTGCTTGATCAAGCACTCGCCTGGATTGCCGGTCTTAACGCAAGCGTCCGTTGGAATCTGATGGTGGAGTTTGCGGGGATGGCTTCCGATCCATTGCCTCGGCAGATCTGGCTAACCCCTCGCGCTCAGCAGCAATTCGCAGTGGAACGCATTGTGCTTCAACGACAGCCGCAGGGGCGTCTTGGCCTGGTGATACATGGTCTTGATGATGGTGCGTTGATCACACCTGAAACACAGCCAGAGTTGATGATTGTTCATGAACAGCGTTTGCTGAGCCTTCTACCAGAGCTTCTACGGCCCTGGCCATCACTGCAGAGGAGGGTCTCCAGTGCTCGTTCACTTGGAGTGATGCGCTGGGGAGCTGCTCAACCCTTGGACGAGGGAATGCCAAAAGCACTGCAGTGGTGCAGGCAAGCCCGTGTGGGTTTCTGTGGCGACTGGATTGCGGGATCTGGTTTCGGCATGGCGGAGGGGGCTCTCCAGAGCGGTCTCGATCTGGCCGAGTTGATCGCGTCCTGAACTTCGACTCTCCTTGGAAGAGGCCGTACCCGTCGTCGGTTCATGCATAACAATCACAGGATTGTGATAACTGCTGGCCGGATACCGCAGAGCGCGTCACAACAGAGAAAAGGTCGTTTCCCATGCGCAGCCGATTTCAGCCTGTCCGGGTTCATGCCAGTGTTCACGATGATGAGCCATGCCAGTGTCAAGACTGTGTGGCTCTG
Above is a window of Synechococcus sp. BIOS-E4-1 DNA encoding:
- a CDS encoding rhomboid family intramembrane serine protease codes for the protein MIALPLILLGLAWLQELVDQLIFGGRWNLAMGPGTPWWSLFTAPFSHQGFGHLIANSLVFLPLSYLVLARSQRAYLSVWIAVIVMEIPIWLFWPVGAHGLSGVVYGLLGYLVLIGFLERRPLPIVLSIIALLLYGSALPGLLPWASPAGVSWIGHASGFVGGLLAALAVHRAPAHLDD
- a CDS encoding NAD(P)/FAD-dependent oxidoreductase; translation: MTTKCEVIVIGSGIGGLCCAALCARAGHEVMVLEAHGHPGGAAHGFERQGYQFESGPSLWSGLGRWPSSNPLAQILRALDEPLDVIPYRDWDVLFPEGHLRIGVGADGFEQVVADLRGTAAVEEWRRFAEVLQPIAAAADALPLLALPPGGLDGLGPLLRRSGRLLPHLPALRHLSGAFGPLVDRHLQDPFLRHWVDLLCFLISGMPMADTNAAAMATLFGEWFEPEACLDFPKGGSASVVQALLRGLEKHGGSLRLGARVKRVLLDGDRAVGVELVNGEQFAADHVVSNADAWSTAKLLPEKTSPSWRRQRLETPACASFLHLHLGFDATGLEDLPIHTVWVGDWERGIDAERNAVVVSIPSALDPSMAPPGQHVLHAYTPANEPWSHWSGLERSTAAYDEQREQRCAVFWQVLEQRIPDLRSRCRIVMEGTPLTHRHFLSVHQGSYGPALSAAKGLFPGVQTPLQGFLQCGASTFPGIGIPPVAASGAMAAHAITGQRSQKQLLESLSL
- a CDS encoding class I SAM-dependent methyltransferase, translated to MVVQVLNDNERFKLDDGDDALFYSDPRFVQHLDAAFRLRLTQLYSERIPSCAVVLDLMSSWVSHLPEQQRYEQVIGHGLNAQELQANPRLDRHWVQNLNRDQTLPLDDASIDCTLIVAGWQYLQQPEAVAAELLRITRPRGQVICAFSNRMFFTKAPQIWTDGGDGDHLRYVAEVMMAQGWPKPELVAEQTQQTGPLGWVGAKGDPFFAVIATKPLVSDHV
- a CDS encoding TIGR02450 family Trp-rich protein, which gives rise to MPWKPAEAWTSLAPRAGRRHFRVVLQGGRGAERWVELASLLDPQVRLRESWNLLQDKTQWQSGWQPIACEDSDVI
- a CDS encoding SDR family oxidoreductase — its product is MTRTIAISGASGKTGFRVAEEVLAAGDQARLLLRPESQIPASLEGCEQHRLSLTDTNALDNSLRGVDALVIATGARPSVDLTGPMKVDAWGVERQIESCKRVGVNRVVLVSSLCAGRWKHPLNLFGLILVWKRVGERNLENSGLDWTVIRPGGLNEREDDLEGEGVLWTGADQQESDSIPRRLVARCCLEALNTSDSIGKILEVTSSKQQPVVSLQEAIASC
- a CDS encoding response regulator transcription factor, which encodes MKILLNESFDKWQKMINQSDWGHKILICCGHKPTAISMATLFAIDPESKTDHLIGVCTSQSECIELIEESHDPLLIFISGRLDDGSGISLINAIHHQALSASGEKHITVLTMNTVNPSSLKEALDSRANIILTQRGFETFTIHHVLHSVNEKINYVDPLIHHILDPSHLRKSDLLSKRELNVLELVCDGMTNHEIGKELHIADVTARQHVQAVIRKLHARNRTDSAVKAIREELVE
- a CDS encoding NAD(P)-binding protein — protein: MPGRDVDLVVIGAGLSGCALASALRNKGWSGTIQILEAGRGPGGRSATRRRRDDPLWRLDHGTPTLSFQSEPSGPLRELMTSLEQRGVVRVDHDSVVGLNHHGAVVEPPDHPLLRGPRWRGIPTMATVVETLLSDGANSVDACFGERIQTLSRVDERWVFPGGIRASGLVLSGTLLAHPRSLAMLGWRNVPLREAVPEGHDPVLDQALAWIAGLNASVRWNLMVEFAGMASDPLPRQIWLTPRAQQQFAVERIVLQRQPQGRLGLVIHGLDDGALITPETQPELMIVHEQRLLSLLPELLRPWPSLQRRVSSARSLGVMRWGAAQPLDEGMPKALQWCRQARVGFCGDWIAGSGFGMAEGALQSGLDLAELIAS